The Gossypium arboreum isolate Shixiya-1 chromosome 6, ASM2569848v2, whole genome shotgun sequence DNA window TTAGAAAAAAGACACGTTGGGGGCTTCTCTTTTGTGTAATGGGGTTTACCTTTTCGATGATCTCTGACAAAAGGCCATGTTCCTTATTTTAGGGTTTCGTTTTTCACTTCCCAAAATCTGGATAGTGTGTAAATCTGATTCTATTTATGTGGGTTTTTGTACATAAACATATATACTTCTCAAGGGATATTAATGGAGGGTTGATCATTATTCATTAGTGCCGTCTTTTAAAACAGTAgttagtaaaaaaaattaaaaaatggaGAGAACACATGATGCTGTTCATATCAGTGCTATGCCCCATGTAGCCTGTACGGCTTTGGCAGTTAAAAAAATAGTGTAACTtgtgttttgttttctttataaAATTTGTTTTGTGCTTTGTCAGAGTCCTCTTTATCTAAGTTTTTTATGCTGCATAAACTATATACAAgaaatattttactatatcatcTTCACTTGAATGCATCAaagcaattgaatttggtgagCTAAAGGTCTCtatttatggtaaaatttatgTATGGATTCATGTGTATTTGTGCTGAATTTGGATGTGGATTGCCTTGTTTTCTGTCTGGTATGTGGATAATAAGTATCAATTTTATGGTCTTTCTGTCTTGCATTCATATGTATTTGAGCCCTTGACCATCCTTGACTGTTGGAATTTTAATTTGGACGATGATGGTATATTCTATATATGATATTTGTAGAAGCTATATATGAAGTGAATCATAGGAGGAGCAAAGTCTTAAGATTTTACTGATTAATGTGAGCACAATCATAAGATGGAAGGAATAGTTGAGTAGTTCCTTCGTTATTGGTGTCCCATGAAGTGGATGACCAAAGTCTAGCTCAAGCCATTTGCTTATAAAGTGCTAAATTTATGTGATCTTTGTTGGGTTTAATTTGCTTTTCACTAATGGGAACATGAAATGCATTGAACGGTGAAAGTACCATGGCAGCCTCGGAAGAAAGTCCTGAGTTGGTTCATTTGATACAGTCTACTACTTTAGCTTTACGCCACTCATAAACCGGTTAAAATGTACTATAGAGGCCCCTATATTaggagttagattgcattttgttCCCTTTACTcaagaaaatgagcaaattaattcttgtatattagatcaaagagcaaattagtcctttctattaaaattttcatctaaAAATTGGTGTGCCTTTGATTTAAGTATGGTGACTAATTTATCCATCTTTTTAGTAGAGGGGACACAATGCAATTTGAATCTTACTACAagggcctccatggtacttttacccttATAAACCTATTGTCATTGACAACATCATAAGGTTCATTTATTAGTTCACTATTTAACTACTTTTGGAAATAGTTTTCACTTAACTATAAAAGTGTGTTATAATCTTGAATGTGTTCAACTTTCACCAAAATGAATACCCAATTCATTCATTACAATCTGCCTAATTTATTTGTGGCTCTTGACCTTTTGATGTAGACTATTGATTTACATGTTCCATAATAGTTGTCATTGCAAGGACTGAAAatgttttgatttggttaatttgaACAGATGAGAAATGTGAAGGTGTTGGTTCATCCGAAGAGGATCAAGACAATAGTGGCGGAGAAACCGAACTCCCTGAAATCGACCCGCGTGCTGAAGATCGAGAACTAAAGAACCATTTATTGAGGAAATATAGTGGTTACTTAAGTAGTCTCAAGCAAGAACTAtccaagaaaaagaagaaagggaAACTACCCAAAGAAGCTAGACAAAAGTTGCTTAGTTGGTGGGAGTTACACTACAAATGGCCGTACCCATCGGTACGAACTATTATATTATATCCTCTTTTTAAGCTAAATTCTACTAGTCTCACAGTGCTATATTCTCACAGGAGACTGAGAAGGTGGCATTGGCTGAATCAACTGGTTTAGACCAGAAACAAATTAATAATTGGTTCATAAACCAAAGGAAACGCCATTGGAAACCTTCTGAAGACATGCAATTCATGGTGATGGATGGTCTGCATCCGCAAAATGCAGCTTTATATATGGATGGTCATTACATGGGTGATGGTCCTTACTGTTTGGGACCATGATAATGTGCAATACACCATTATATATATTACttgcctatatatatatatatgtgcttgTTGTTTGTTTAGTTACACTGCAGTCACAGTGTATGTTCTTTCGGTATTACAAACATCCTAATTATAATGTTGTGCATTCGTCGTCATTTTACCAGTTACACAAGATTTGGGATGTTTGCTTTTTTGTTGCTCATGTTCGATGGTATGCTGTTGTGCTTTGTCTGCAAGTAGAAGGGCATGTAAGGAGCTTTAATCCTGTAAGAGAGGTGGTAATTGTGTAATTGAAATTTCATGTCTGTATGTTTAAGTACTACCTGTTTTAAGTGTATATAGTGCTAAACGGTTAATGATGTTGTAATACTTGGGGATCTTAATCTGTCTTGAATATCTTAGAACTTTTGTCTTGATGGATGGTTATAATTGCCAGTGACttcaagtttatatatatatgtatgtatgtatgtttccTAATAGGGCCCTCCTTATAGGAGATGATGAATCATGCGTGTGAGATGCAATACTGTATATGTGAATAACATTCCACCTCGTTTCCATTGGAAGGGTAGATTTGGTTTCATTAGATTTGAAAGCATGGCGGATGCTAAAAGGATAATTGAACGTTTGAATGGTTTCAGATCATTTGGGTTTCGCATTGGAGTCAATTTGGCCCAGATTTGGGGAGAAAGCCACCTTTTGAAAAAGAGTACGTAAAGATCAACCTCATTCTCAATCCACCAAAGGGGAAGCCAAGAATATGAACCGTCAGGGGACCAATGTGAAAGGCAGTCTTCCAGACAGAGGGGTAAAGGGAAAAACTTCTATTGAGCTTGATAAGAAGTCTGATCGTAAGTAGGTGACAATTCAAGGGGTCATTGATCCGGAAAAATTGGATTGGCTTAGCCACTATGCTATCGGTTGGATAGAGATTTCTCAGTTCTTGAGTCTCTTAACGAAAAGCTTCTTTTGGATGGTATCTCTGTTGTTGATATATTCAAACTATCAGAAGCAACAATGATTGTCCTTTAATGATGTCCCTTATAAGTCTCTAATTGGGTTGTGTTGATGAAATGGTCTCTTAAAATTGAGTCATGGAGTGAGGATGTTGTTTCTATTAATCGAAGAATTTGGATTAGTTGTTATGGTATCCCCCATCATGCTTGACGTATCCAAATCATTACAGACCATGAAGAAAGGATAAACGACACTATTGCTTTGCAGATTGGGGGGGGGGGGCAAATGTTTTTGGGGTAATAGTTGTTGAATTTGATCTGTCATTAAACTCGTCTTAAAATGTTGTTGTTCTAGTGACGATGAAAAGAACATGAGTTCAGAATCTAAAGAAAGGTCTGAATTTGAATCAATGGTAAAGGTGTTGTCCAGTAGAAACATGATGCAAAAGAAGTGGACTCGTCAATCGGGAGAGAGGTTGATGATGAATTACACGTGACAAGGAGGGTATACAATTAAAGATTAAATGACTTGGAAGCCGAGGGTTACTGCTATTGGTGAAATAGTAGAAAAAAGGCTAACGGGGAGGCATTTCATGATCATTGCCTGAACCATGATCAACATTTGTCTGTATTGGAAGACATTTGTCTGTATTGGAAGACGTGAGATAAGTTGTAGGTAGtaatgacattgagattatgaattGTAATCAGGAGGGAGTTCAAACTTCTAGATTATATGCCATGAAGAAGCTTGTTGAGGTGGGAACTCAACTTGCAAATTCGAGCCTAGGAAAGTCTAATGATTTGAGTTTGGGGTTAGATGGGGACGTTGAGCCTTCATGTGAGCAGTCCTTATCCAAATGCACTCGTAGAAAATGTAATCTATCATGGAGATCAAGTTAAAATTAAGGGCTCTGAAATTTAAAATTGTTTTTCAACGTGTTTAAGGTTGAATAAtttacataaaatttaattttttaacatttaatatcagtaaaagtgttatgacgatatttgtactaaaaattatattatattttatgtttttattcaaAATTGGATAAATTGATAATTGTATGTAAGATTATAGAACAATAtaatttttatggtaaaatttttatcaatttttatttattaaaaactgCATAacgataaaataattaaataattatatgtaATTTATCACGTGTATGTCATGAATTTTTTAAGAGAAGAATCACTTTACTCTACCgggattaatttattaattttttattggaGGAATGCTAGGTTGACATGGATCCATTGATTGGTGGGCTAGGCTTAACATTGAAATCAGAAAATtgctcctttttttttatttgtttattctaCGGTGATTGCTTAAAAACCGTTGTTGCCAAGGTTCAATATTTTATCCACTTGAGTAAATTTGGTTTTTGACGCAAGAATCATGGAGGAAAGTTTCGGTTTTTCTAACTTCTTCCAGAAAAGTTCTACATTGGAAAAACTAGAAAGAtacaagcttttttttttttttatacaacAAAAGCTCTGATTTTTTGCTTGTTCGTCACTATATAAAACCATAACAGACAAAGAAAACAACTTTACACGTATTAAACCGTAATAAAACCTTTACAGATCGTGTCAGAGCCTAAAATGTCCCAAGTGGAAGAGGAACAATTATTGTAGTGAAGAACATTCATATCAAAccaaaaaaaactcaaaaaaaaaaaaatagacacCGAGAAACCGAGATGTTTAATGTTCAATTGAGCTTTACAAACACTACAATTTTCCAATTCTCTTCTTCTTTCATggtaacccctttttttttttcccttttagtACAGATAATAACCGCAATTTACAATTTTACACCCCCAATATGAAACAATTTGTTTCTTTGCAGGCTCAACATCATCTTCATTTGGCTGCTACATCTTCACATGGTTGGCTTCGAGCCACTCCATCAGATGCTCataggtaaaaaaaaaaagtcttttTTCTTGCACATGTCTTGATGTGTTTTAGTACGATGTAATTCATGTCTGAAATGGGGTTTTTTTTATAAGAGTTTTCTTTTGAAATAGTGAAACATCAGCGGACAAAAGATGGGATAGCCTTGCATTCAATCCTGTGAAAACAGACTATATTTATGTAATGAAAAGTTGTAAAGATGGAAGCTTTTCAAATGGTGGTTTAAGACAATATGGGAACATTGAGATTAGTCCATCAGCTGCTGTCTTGAATTATGGACAGGTTAGGTTATTTGCTTGGAACTCTAATTGTTTAAGGCAATGAAGTTGTAGCAATTTAACGTCTTCAACGGAAGACAATTACTCTTTCCATACATATTttgattaatataataataaatttagctatTAAAGTTTATGCATTTtgtcaatttaatcttaatttaacaaatttatcgTGCAACATTTATGTAAATGTTGAGgttaaatttcttaaatttttagaAGTAAGGccaaaatgataaaatatgtaaatattgaaagctaaatttgttactataccaatcaaaattatgtGCAATATTAATATCGAGATTAATTGTCTTTAGTTGCTCACTTGCGATATTGGCAGGGATTAAATTATTCCAAATTTTTTGAGAGGGATCAATTTActtaattgtgaaattgagagGGATTGGAGAGGTCTTTTTACCCTAATTGTTCTTGATGGTGATTTGTTTTTCATGTAGGGGATTATTGAGAATTTGAAAGCATACAAGAACAAAAATGGTTCGATTATACTTTTTCGAGTCGAGGAAAATGGATTGCGAATGAGGGTTGGTGCAGATCGAATGTGTATGCCTGCACCGACTATCGAACAGTTTGTGGAAGCTGTAACGAGTACTGTATCGGCGAATGAACGATGGGTAATTGGACACCAAATGCTTGTCGTTTGCATTTTAGCACTTCAACCTTATGTTATCTGCTATGTTGATGTTGCAGGTTCCTCCTTCCAATAAAGGCTTTTTACACGTTCAACCGCTACTTATGGGGAATGGACCTGTTCTTAGTCTTATACCGGCACCCGAATTCATCTTTTTGATCTATGTTACACCAGTTAGGAACTATTTTGAGGTATTCGTGCATGAATCAAATCGATTTCAAATAGCAAGTACCCCAGTTCTTTACCATTGACCTTATACAATTA harbors:
- the LOC108484743 gene encoding branched-chain amino acid aminotransferase 2, chloroplastic-like isoform X3, producing the protein MFNVQLSFTNTTIFQFSSSFMAQHHLHLAATSSHGWLRATPSDAHSETSADKRWDSLAFNPVKTDYIYVMKSCKDGSFSNGGLRQYGNIEISPSAAVLNYGQGIIENLKAYKNKNGSIILFRVEENGLRMRVGADRMCMPAPTIEQFVEAVTSTVSANERWVPPSNKGFLHVQPLLMGNGPVLSLIPAPEFIFLIYVTPVRNYFEGGLKPINVVVENDIHRATLGGVGNIKAIGNYAGIMKAQAKAKANGFSDVLYLDSIHNRYLEEFSTANVFVVKDNTISTPVLGGTILPGITRKSIIEIAHRQGFKGISVV
- the LOC108484743 gene encoding branched-chain-amino-acid aminotransferase 3, chloroplastic-like isoform X1; translated protein: MFNVQLSFTNTTIFQFSSSFMAQHHLHLAATSSHGWLRATPSDAHSETSADKRWDSLAFNPVKTDYIYVMKSCKDGSFSNGGLRQYGNIEISPSAAVLNYGQGIIENLKAYKNKNGSIILFRVEENGLRMRVGADRMCMPAPTIEQFVEAVTSTVSANERWVPPSNKGFLHVQPLLMGNGPVLSLIPAPEFIFLIYVTPVRNYFEGGLKPINVVVENDIHRATLGGVGNIKAIGNYAGIMKAQAKAKANGFSDVLYLDSIHNRYLEEFSTANVFVVKDNTISTPVLGGTILPGITRKSIIEIAHRQGFKVEERLVPVEELFDADEVFCCGNAVCVLPVGSITLNGKRVDYGESEFVVSQQLYSALANIQMGLIEDKMGWTTLLN